In one window of Palaemon carinicauda isolate YSFRI2023 chromosome 2, ASM3689809v2, whole genome shotgun sequence DNA:
- the LOC137618308 gene encoding uncharacterized protein, with the protein MTKLKAMSLFMEHNEEHRESTFIYTNGSKSDAGFGFVVTSSSFNCRGALPPISSIFTAELYGILTAIEKIALKEEDNLTIFSDSRSVLQALEDLNSSNPLVLKILELLLTIGLKGITVRFCWDPAHVGVSGNEEAGSLAKIAAGELLPRRIEGEPHQGYPHSRTTIEYDNSAISKMADIPYFVAILLSGVPW; encoded by the exons atgACTAAATTAAAAGCTATGTCTCTTTTTATGGAGCATaatgaagaacatagggaatctacttttatatataccaatggctccaaatctgatgctggctttGGATTTGTAGTAactagtagttcttttaactgtagaggtgcactcccTCCaatatcttctatatttactgctgaattatatggcatactaaccgctattgagaaaatagcgttgaaagAGGAGGACAAtcttaccatttttagtgattcaagaagtgtccttcaagctttagaagatttgaattctagtaaccctttagttttaaagattttagagttgcTTTTAACTATTGGCCTAAAAggcataacagttcgattttgctgggatccggcacacgtaggtgtgtctggaaatgaagaggcaggaTCACTAGCAAAGATTGCTGCAggcgagttgctaccaagaag aatagaaggggagccgcatCAAGGTTACCCCCATTCTCGCACTACTATTGAGTacgacaacagcgccatctccaagatggcagacattccttattttgtagcgattttgctcagtggtgttccctggtga